The window TCATCTTATGATCCAATGCTGTATTTATTCTGACAGGCTAATTATGCCTGTGCCTGCTCAGTCAGGACGGTCTGCACCCTTGCGATGTCCTTACGGACCTGACGCAGTCGGGCTGGATTTTCCAACGATCTGATCTTATGCTGAAATTGGAGTTTAAAGAGATCTTCACGAAGCTCAAGCTCTTTCTTTATCAGCTCCTCGCCGCTCATCTGACGCAACTCACTCGCCTTCATATGCTGTCTCTCCTTGTGATAACCTTCGTCGGAAATGGCAGCTTGTAACCGGCCAACCGCAGAGCCTCTTTGGCGACATCTTCGGGTACGCCTTTCAGCTCATAAAGAATCTTTCCGGGATGGATAACACATACCCAATACTCAGGAGAACCTTTACCTTTACCCATACGGGTTTCGGCAGGCTTCTTGGTAACGGATTTTGCCGGAAAAACTCTAATCCACATTTTACCGCCACGTTTTACCTTTCTGTTGATAGCAATACGCGCCGATTCAATTTGCTGAGCAGTCATGCGACCGCATCCTACAGCCTTCAAAGCATAATCACCAAAAGCGATATGAGAGCCGCGCTGTGCGTCTCCCCGCATTCTGCCCTTATGCTGTTTTCTATGTTTTACCTTGCGTGGACTTAACATTTCTATAACACCTGTTAGATGATATTATCTCTGGCCTTGACTTAGTCCTGAGATATTTCACTATCTGCTAATACTTCGCCTTTAAAGATCCACACCTTTACACCGATTATTCCATACGTTGTACTGGCTTCAGCAGTACCGTAATCAATATCCGCACGCAGTGTGTGCAGGGGAACACGCCCCTCTTTAAACCACTCTGTTCTGGACATTTCAGCTCCGCCAAGACGACCAGCGCAAGAAATCTTGATTCCTTTTACACCAAAACGAAGGGCAGAGCTAATAGCCTTTTTCATTGCCCTTCTGAAGGCGATACGACGTTCCAGCTGGGTAGCAATGCTTTCGGCAACGAGCTGTGCATCAGCTTCAGGGCGTCGCACTTCTTGAATATCAATCATGCATTCGCGACCAAACTTCTGTTCCAGATCGCGTTTCAGATTCTCAATTTCGGCCCCTTTCTTGCCGATAACTATACCCGGACGTGCCGTATGCAGCTTCACCCGTACCTTTTCTCCGGTACGCTCAATAACGATACGAGCAATTCCGGCATGGTACAATTTTTTCTTCAAATACTTCCGTATTTGCTGATCCTGATACAGGTTGGCGGCATAATCTTTATCAGCGTACCAGATCGAATCCCATGTTCTGGTAATATTGAGCCGCAGTCCTATGGGATTGACTTTCTGTCCCAAGGTATCCCTCCGTTTCCCTATACAGTTAATCTCAAAGACTAAAGAGGGCCCTATTAGGCCTCATCAACAACCACGGTAATGTGGCTGGTCCGTTTCAATATCCTGGTGGCCCTTCCCATAGCGCGGGGTCGAAACCTTTTCAGCATCGGTCCACCATTAATTTGGATCTCTTTCACATAAAGAGTATCAACATCAATGGTTTCAGTCTGCTCGGCGTTCGCTACTGCGGACTCTAAAACCTTGCGTATGATTTGTGCCGCTTTTTTGGGCATAAATCTCAGGGTAGTGAGCGCAGTATCTACATCTTTTCCCCGCACAACATCAGCAACAAGCCTCGCCTTTTGCGGAGATATTCGTATATATTTAGCGACGGCTCTCGTTTCCATCGTCGTACTCCTGATCGTAATCTAATTTGAAGCTGATAAATTGAGGCTATTTCTTCTTGCCCTTTCTATCAGCTGCATGGCCGTAATAGGTTCTGGTTGGTGAAAACTCGCCCAGCTTATGGCCGACCATATTCTCTGAAACATATACCGGAACGAATTTTTTGCCGTTATGAACAGCAAAGGTAAGTCCCACCATATCGGGAATGATGTCAGAACGCCTGGACCATGTTTTAATGACCTTACGAGACCCGGACTCCTGTGCCCTTTCCACCTTTTTTAACAGGTGATCATCAATAAAAGGACCTTTTTTAATTGAACGTGGCATTGTGAAATTCTCCTGAATTACTTACGCTTGGTCACGATGTCGCGATCAGAGCCTTTACGCTTGCGAGTCTTAAAGCCCTTAGTCGGCATACCCCACGGTGTACATGGATGACGTCCACCAGAACTTTTACCTTCACCACCACCCATTGGATGATCTACAGGGTTCATTGCCACGCCGCGAACTGAAGGACGACGTCCCTTCCAGCGGGTGCGTCCAGCCTTGCCAAGTTTCTGACTTCCGTACTCTGAGTTTCCAACAGATCCGATGCAGGCTCGACATTGCTTATTAAATTTTCGTACTTCACCAGAAGGTAATTTAACCAAAACATAATCACCTTCTTTCGCCATGAGCTGAGCAGATGCGCCCGCTGAGCGGACCAACTGAGCACCTTTGCCGATTTTCATCTCGACATTATGAATAATGGTACCCAAGGGAATGCTACTCATAGGCATGCAGTTACCAGGCTTGATATCTGCTTCACCACCTGCCATCAAAAGATCACCGACCTGGATTCCGGCAGGGGCCAATATATACGACTTTTCACCATCCGTATAGGTTAAAAGTGCAATATTTGCAGATCTGTTCGGATCATACTCAATTGCGGTAACCTTAGCCGGAATATCAGTCTTATTTCTCTTCCAGTCAATAATGCGATACCGACGCTTATGCCCGCCACCTCTGTGTCTCGCAGTGACACGACCATAATTATTTCTACCGCCTGATTTTCTCAAGGGCGCAAGAAGGCTTTTCTCAGGACCTTTATCAGAGAGATCGGGCTGCTGAATCGATACGTGATGTCTTTTGCCCGGTGATGTCGGTTTATGGGTCTTAATTGCCATTGTTCTTTCCGTTATCTAAAGCTTTACACTCTTAATCGTCCAAAATAAAAAGGAATCGCTATACTCTACAGCTCGGCAAGAAAATCAATCTCGCCCTCAGACAAAGTGATATAAGCCTTTTTCCAGTCACTGGTTCGTCCGATGGATTTCAGGCCGACCCTTTTTTTCTTCCCGCGCACCATAGTGGTCCTGACTGAGGCAACCTTTACATCAAACAACTGCTCAACAGCCTGAGTAATCTCTATTTTATTCGCTCTGGGATCAACCTTGAATACGATCGTTCCATCAGCTTCCTGCAGACGATTGGACTTCTCGGTCAGACAAGGACCCTTCACTATATTATGGAGTTCTTTCATACCATGAGCCTCGTTTCAAGCTGTTCCAGACTTGACTGGATTACCATCAATTTCGGATAC is drawn from Candidatus Electrothrix aestuarii and contains these coding sequences:
- the rpmC gene encoding 50S ribosomal protein L29 — encoded protein: MKASELRQMSGEELIKKELELREDLFKLQFQHKIRSLENPARLRQVRKDIARVQTVLTEQAQA
- the rplP gene encoding 50S ribosomal protein L16; the encoded protein is MLSPRKVKHRKQHKGRMRGDAQRGSHIAFGDYALKAVGCGRMTAQQIESARIAINRKVKRGGKMWIRVFPAKSVTKKPAETRMGKGKGSPEYWVCVIHPGKILYELKGVPEDVAKEALRLAGYKLPFPTKVITRRDSI
- the rpsC gene encoding 30S ribosomal protein S3; this translates as MGQKVNPIGLRLNITRTWDSIWYADKDYAANLYQDQQIRKYLKKKLYHAGIARIVIERTGEKVRVKLHTARPGIVIGKKGAEIENLKRDLEQKFGRECMIDIQEVRRPEADAQLVAESIATQLERRIAFRRAMKKAISSALRFGVKGIKISCAGRLGGAEMSRTEWFKEGRVPLHTLRADIDYGTAEASTTYGIIGVKVWIFKGEVLADSEISQD
- the rplV gene encoding 50S ribosomal protein L22, translating into METRAVAKYIRISPQKARLVADVVRGKDVDTALTTLRFMPKKAAQIIRKVLESAVANAEQTETIDVDTLYVKEIQINGGPMLKRFRPRAMGRATRILKRTSHITVVVDEA
- the rpsS gene encoding 30S ribosomal protein S19: MPRSIKKGPFIDDHLLKKVERAQESGSRKVIKTWSRRSDIIPDMVGLTFAVHNGKKFVPVYVSENMVGHKLGEFSPTRTYYGHAADRKGKKK
- the rplB gene encoding 50S ribosomal protein L2, which encodes MAIKTHKPTSPGKRHHVSIQQPDLSDKGPEKSLLAPLRKSGGRNNYGRVTARHRGGGHKRRYRIIDWKRNKTDIPAKVTAIEYDPNRSANIALLTYTDGEKSYILAPAGIQVGDLLMAGGEADIKPGNCMPMSSIPLGTIIHNVEMKIGKGAQLVRSAGASAQLMAKEGDYVLVKLPSGEVRKFNKQCRACIGSVGNSEYGSQKLGKAGRTRWKGRRPSVRGVAMNPVDHPMGGGEGKSSGGRHPCTPWGMPTKGFKTRKRKGSDRDIVTKRK
- a CDS encoding 50S ribosomal protein L23, which translates into the protein MKELHNIVKGPCLTEKSNRLQEADGTIVFKVDPRANKIEITQAVEQLFDVKVASVRTTMVRGKKKRVGLKSIGRTSDWKKAYITLSEGEIDFLAEL